The following coding sequences lie in one Arachis stenosperma cultivar V10309 chromosome 5, arast.V10309.gnm1.PFL2, whole genome shotgun sequence genomic window:
- the LOC130979792 gene encoding uncharacterized protein LOC130979792 isoform X2 → MRDTNILVVGQDGILRPLMKTATRSTTVLVFSMLFIFGALVYTLLLPSHLIFGGTPSKSILATTENNNVPKMPPKQIEIPLNCTAYNLNKTCSNHEEIPADNQDRLPSSTCPDYFRWIHEDLRPWAHTGITKEMVDKARKTANFKLVILKGKAYLETYAKAFQTRDVFTKWGILQLLRRYPGMLPDMEFMFDCVDWPVILAERYGGSNSNNASNVPPPLFNGLQC, encoded by the exons ATGAGAGATACCAACATCCTTGTGGTTGGTCAAGACGGGATTTTGCGGCCGTTGATGAAGACCGCGACGAGATCCACGACGGTTCTAGTGTTCTCTATGCTCTTCATATTCGGCGCGTTGGTATACACGCTCCTTCTCCCCTCGCAT TTAATTTTTGGAGGCACACCTTCCAAATCAATACTAGCCACAACAGAAAACAACAATGTGCCCAAAATGCCCCCAAAGCAaatagagattccactaaacTGCACTGCATACaatctaaacaaaacatgctCCAACCATGAAGAAATCCCAGCCGACAATCAAGACCGTTTACCAAGTTCCACGTGTCCAGATTACTTCCGTTGGATCCACGAGGATCTAAGACCATGGGCCCACACAGGCATAACAAAGGAGATGGTAGACAAGGCTAGAAAAACAGCAAATTTCAAATTGGTGATTCTTAAAGGGAAGGCTTATTTGGAGACTTATGCAAAAGCGTTTCAGACAAGAGATGTTTTTACAAAGTGGGGGATATTGCAGTTGTTAAGGAGGTATCCTGGGATGTTGCCAGATATGGAGTTCATGTTTGATTGTGTTGATTGGCCTGTCATTTTGGCTGAACGTTATGGTGGTTCTAATTCTAATAATGCTAGCAATGTTCCTCCACCACTCTTCAATGGTTTGCAATGCTAA
- the LOC130979792 gene encoding uncharacterized protein LOC130979792 isoform X1 has protein sequence MRDTNILVVGQDGILRPLMKTATRSTTVLVFSMLFIFGALVYTLLLPSHQLIFGGTPSKSILATTENNNVPKMPPKQIEIPLNCTAYNLNKTCSNHEEIPADNQDRLPSSTCPDYFRWIHEDLRPWAHTGITKEMVDKARKTANFKLVILKGKAYLETYAKAFQTRDVFTKWGILQLLRRYPGMLPDMEFMFDCVDWPVILAERYGGSNSNNASNVPPPLFNGLQC, from the exons ATGAGAGATACCAACATCCTTGTGGTTGGTCAAGACGGGATTTTGCGGCCGTTGATGAAGACCGCGACGAGATCCACGACGGTTCTAGTGTTCTCTATGCTCTTCATATTCGGCGCGTTGGTATACACGCTCCTTCTCCCCTCGCAT CAGTTAATTTTTGGAGGCACACCTTCCAAATCAATACTAGCCACAACAGAAAACAACAATGTGCCCAAAATGCCCCCAAAGCAaatagagattccactaaacTGCACTGCATACaatctaaacaaaacatgctCCAACCATGAAGAAATCCCAGCCGACAATCAAGACCGTTTACCAAGTTCCACGTGTCCAGATTACTTCCGTTGGATCCACGAGGATCTAAGACCATGGGCCCACACAGGCATAACAAAGGAGATGGTAGACAAGGCTAGAAAAACAGCAAATTTCAAATTGGTGATTCTTAAAGGGAAGGCTTATTTGGAGACTTATGCAAAAGCGTTTCAGACAAGAGATGTTTTTACAAAGTGGGGGATATTGCAGTTGTTAAGGAGGTATCCTGGGATGTTGCCAGATATGGAGTTCATGTTTGATTGTGTTGATTGGCCTGTCATTTTGGCTGAACGTTATGGTGGTTCTAATTCTAATAATGCTAGCAATGTTCCTCCACCACTCTTCAATGGTTTGCAATGCTAA